The sequence ATCTCCCTGTTAATGCAAAAGATTATATTAAACGCATAGAGGATTTTACAGGGATTGAACCGGTTATTGTTTCCGTCGGACCGGATCGGGATGAGACTATGCTGCTCAAAAATCCCTTTGAAACAAAGTAACAGGTGCTTATACACTGCAGAGTTAGAAAGTGTTGACACTTTCGGGTGGCTGGATAAAGGGCTATCGTAAATATATAAAGAATTGAGGATTATGAATGGCAAGAATTACCGTTGAAGATTGTCTGGAAAGCATTGGTGAGAATAAACGTTTTGATCTTGTGCATCTGACTGTGGAACGGATTCGTCAGCACAGACATGGCGAACCGTATCTCGTGGCAGGTAAAAACAAAGAGGTTGTTATGACCCTTCGGGAAGTGGCAGCCAAGAAGGTTACCTTTGAGAATATTAGAAATCTGCCCGATGCTGTAAATGAAGCAGTGACAGAAGAAGTGGAAGTAGAAAATACTGAAGAAGAAAAAGCTGCTGTCTGAAACGATGGCAGGTTAGTAACTTCGTCAAAACAGTAGACAGGCCGTAAGAGAAAAAATGCAGAAATGTTATTATGAAGTGCTGTCAGTCAGCAAGGATGCAGACGGTAGCACGAT comes from Desulfocapsa sulfexigens DSM 10523 and encodes:
- the rpoZ gene encoding DNA-directed RNA polymerase subunit omega, which gives rise to MARITVEDCLESIGENKRFDLVHLTVERIRQHRHGEPYLVAGKNKEVVMTLREVAAKKVTFENIRNLPDAVNEAVTEEVEVENTEEEKAAV